The proteins below come from a single Peromyscus leucopus breed LL Stock chromosome 13, UCI_PerLeu_2.1, whole genome shotgun sequence genomic window:
- the Dnajb3 gene encoding dnaJ homolog subfamily B member 3: MVDYYEVLGVPRQASAEAIRKAYRKLALKWHPDKNPEHKEEAERRFKQVAQAYEVLSDARKREVYDRCGEVGEVGGGGAAGSPFQDAFQYVFSFRDPAEVFREFFGGRDPFSFDFFGDPFENFFGERRSTRGSRSRGAVPFSSSFTHFPTFGGGFASLDTGFTSFGSPGNSGVSSFSMSCGGGAAGNFKSVSTSTEIVNGKKITTKRIVENGQERVEVEEDGELKSLIINGKEQLLRIDTE; the protein is encoded by the coding sequence ATGGTGGACTACTACGAGGTGCTGGGCGTGCCGCGGCAGGCCTCGGCCGAGGCCATCCGCAAGGCGTACCGTAAGCTAGCGCTCAAGTGGCACCCGGACAAGAACCCTGAGCACAAGGAGGAGGCCGAGAGGCGGTTCAAGCAGGTGGCGCAGGCCTACGAGGTCCTCTCGGACGCCCGCAAGCGAGAGGTGTACGACCGCTGCGGCGAGGTGGGCGaggtgggcggcggcggcgcggccgGCAGCCCGTTCCAGGACGCCTTCCAGTACGTCTTCTCCTTCCGAGACCCCGCCGAGGTCTTCAGGGAGTTCTTCGGGGGCCGCGACCCCTTCTCGTTCGACTTCTTCGGAGACCCGTTTGAGAACTTCTTTGGGGAACGGAGGAGCACCCGAGGAAGCCGAAGCCGAGGGGCCgtacccttctcctcctccttcacccacTTCCCGACTTTCGGGGGTGGCTTTGCTTCCTTAGATACCGGATTCACATCCTTCGGTTCTCCGGGCAACTCGGgagtttcttctttctccatgtcctgtggcGGGGGCGCGGCAGGCAACTTCAAGTCGGTGTCAACCTCCACCGAAATAGTTAATGGCAAAAAAATCACCACCAAGAGAATCGTTGAGAATGGCCAAGAAAGAGTGGAAGTGGAAGAAGACGGAGAGTTAAAATCCCTGATAATTAACGGCAAAGAGCAGTTGCTTCGCATCGATACTGAGTAA